TCTTACCGATAGACTGCTCGATCTTTTTCACTTCCACCAATTCCATATCAGTAGAGAAAGTGATCGCCACCACCTCTTCATCGTTGCTTTTCACAATTCTACTTAAGAAAGTTTCTTTTTTCTCCGGAACTTCAAAATGAAACAGGAAAGGAATTCCTGATAAATCCAAAGAGGAAGAACCCTCGTTTGCAACAATTAATACCCTGGCCTCTGGGGTTTCCTTGAAATCTTCGATATGGTCAAAACCATCCTCATCAAAGAATAAAGGATTTAAAACTGAGACAACCCCAGGTTTCGCCGAATGTAAACTTTTGCCCAGCTTTTGAGCAGTAAGACGGGTATTTACAAATACCACGACTTTATCAAATACTTCATCATCTCTCAACAACAGATTCAGAAGGTTTATTTTTGTCTTAAAGTTTGGAACCGGATATAACAGCAACTCGTGTGTATTTGCTTTACTTTCACCCAGGTCTTCCACTTCTAATGTAGTTGGAAAATTCAGGAACTGATCAATCATGTTGTTCAGCTTTTCATGAACCACTGTGGTAAAAATCAGGTGCTGACATTTACCCGCACTTCTTGCCAGCTCACATACCGGAAGCTGCATTCCCTGCTTAACGATCACTTCTGCATCATCTACAATAAACATCTGCAGTTTGCTCATGTTTAAGCCAAGTTTCAGATAAATAGCACGTGCTCTGGTTGGTAAACCGACTACGATATCCACGCCATCTACCAGGTCCAGTACATCCTGTTCAGTCCCACCCGTTCCATATAAACCGATGATGCGCAGGTTTCTGTTTTTATTTAATTTCTCAAATTCGGCAATTACTTCCAGCGCTTTTTCCTTACTTGGAACCAGAATTAAAACTTTTGGTGCCTCATCGGTGCTGTATTTCAGGCGCATTAAAACCCCAAGCACATAGTTCGTTGTCTTACCTGCTCCATCAGGACCAACAGCGATGATATCCTGTCCGCCAAGAATTCTTGACATTGTTTTTGCCTGAATCTCTGTTGCAGATATATATCCGGCATCAGTCATTGCTGTTACCAGTTGCTTGCTTAGTTTTAATTTCTCTAATGACACAGTTTCCTTATTAGTATATAATTCTGCAAATTTACGTAATATTTAATTGAGGTCTGTAGGCTTTTCAAATTGTCTTACTAAATGCATGCTAAAGCCAACCAAATGCTAGAAGAAACCAGGCACCGACCCTGGAAATTACCGGAAGGAAAATGGCAGTATGATCAGGAATGGAATGAAGTTCTGTTTTTTCATTGGAAAGTTCCCGCTCAGCTCCTGAAACCTTTAATTCCATCAGGTCTTGAATTGGATCATTTTGAAGGAGAAGCCTGGGTATCCCTGGTCCCTTTCAGCATGCAGAAAATCTGCCCTTCAGGGCTGCCGCCTCTTTCATTCCTCTCTGATTTTCATGAAATTAACTGGAGAACCTATGTTATTGCAGACCATAAGCCCGGAGTATATTTTCTGAATATAGAAGCACAAAAACAACTGTCAGTATGGATCGCAAAACTGTTGTCCGGACTTCCTTATGAAAAAGCATCCATCAGCCGCGGCAGCAACACTTATCATTCCATCAATAAACGCAAAGGATTTAACCTGGATATTGAATTTGAAGTAAAAGCTCCTATCGTATTAAAGAGCAAACTGGATCAATGGCTAACAGAAAGGTATGCCCTCTATCTTGAACAGGGTAAAAGACTGTTCCGTTACGAAATCCATCATCTGGAGTGGCAGATTGCGCATATGGAACTAAAAAAATCAACTATAAAATATCAGATTAATAACCTTAATTTGAGTAACCGGCCACCAGACCTGCTCCATTATTCCCCGGGAGTAAAAGTACTGGCCTGGGCAAGAAAAGAAATCAAACGATAAAATACCCCCTAATGTCAGCAGAACTTAAAAAACTTAAATTCCCGATCGGGCAACATGAAAAACCAGAGGTCATTACCCCGGCGTTGATGCTGGAGTACATCTCTAAGATCAGTGCTTTCCCGGCAAAACTTAAAAAAGAGGTCATTCACCTTACCGATGAGCAACTGGATACTCCTTACAGGCCCGGAGGCTGGACCATCAGGCAAGTGGTTCATCATTGCGCCGACAGCCATATGAACGCACTGACCCGCTTTAAACTTGCCTTAACTGAAGACAATCCAACGATCAAACCATACCATGAGGAACTCTGGGCAGAACTTGTCGACAGCAAAAACCTGGACATCAATCCAAGCCTGACCTTACTGGAAGGATTACACCAGCGCTGGGCAACATTACTGAATAACCTGTCTGCCTCAGATCTGGAACGCAGTTTCATACATCCTGCACATGGGAACAAAGTATTTTTAAACGAAAACACAAGCATATATGCCTGGCATGGTGAACATCACCTGGCACACATCACTGAATTAAAAAAGACAAAAAACTGGAACTAACATGAAAAAAATCTTCTTCATTCTCGCCCTGATATTTTCCACCGCATCATTATCCTTTGGTCAGGATAATAATGCCCTTTACAAAGACAAACTGAAAGAAATGATGCAGGTTTCCGGATCCATCGAAAGCTATAAAGTCGTCATTGTTCAAATGATGAAGATGTTCAAAGAGCAAAAAACTGAAGTCCCCGTTGAAGTATGGACACAACTTGAACAATCCTTTCTGGAAGCCTCTCAGGTAGAACTGGTAGATATGCTATTGCCGATCTATCAAAAACACATTAGTCTGGATGACCTTAAAGCCATTATTGCTTTTTATCAAAGCCCCGCAGGAAAGAGATTTTCTCAAAAAACACCAGTCATTATGCAGGAATCTATGCAGGCCGGACAACAATGGGGAGCAAAACTAGCTGAACAAATTCTGGATAAATTAAAGGAGAAGGGCTATTAGCTCTTCCTCTTTCCTTTTAACAGCATATCCATTGCATGGTCAAGTGTTCCCGCCCTTAACACCTCTCCAGAGTTCACAAAAAAGATTTCATCTGCATTCTCAATGGTATTCAGACGGTGGGCAATAATAACCAGTGTCGTATCTTTAGACAGCTTTTTTAAGATCTTGCCCAGCAATTGTTCGGTGATGGTATCAATGTTTGCAGTAGCCTCGTCCAGAATTAACAGGTCAGGATTACGCAGCACCGCCCTCATAAAAGCAATCAGCTGCTTTTGCCCAAGACTGATGTTATCGGACCCGGAGGTAACAGGAGTCTCCAGTCCCTGGTCAAATATGGCCAGCAAGGCTTCCAGATTTGCGGCTTTGATCACTTCCTCCAGTTGTCCGTTCGAGTAATCTTTATATTTGCTATTGCCATACAGGATGTTGTCTTTCACTGTTCCACTAAACAGAAAAGGCTCCTGTAAAATAAATCCGATTTTACGGCTTCGTTCTTCATCTGTATAAGAACGAATATCCTTGCCGCTAAGCAGGACGGTTCCTTCAGTGGCATCATACAATCTGGCAATCAGCGATGCAGTAGTTGTTTTACCGCCTCCGGTAGGGCCGATCAGGGCGTATGTTTTTCCCTTTTCCAGGCTAAAGTTTATGTGGTGAAGGATTTCATGTCCGGCAGTATAAGAGAAATGAACATTCCTGAATTCCAGCAGTGAGGCAGAACTCACTGCAGTTTCATTTACCTGCTGCAAATCATTTTTCATGGAAAGAATCTGAGAAATCCTATCCCAGCCCGCCATGGCAACCTGAAAGTTAGCCCATAATGCCGCCAGTTGCCTTAAAGGGTTATAAAAATTAGTCGCATAAGAAAGGTAACTCACCAGTAAACCAATGGTAAATTCACCGGTAGAGATCAGGTAAATTCCGTACAGCAATACGATCAATTGTGCCATACTGGAAAGCAACCCATAGACCGGCATCAAAATATTATTGGCCAACCCAGCTGCAATCGCCGTCCGGTAATTCTGTTTATTAGCGCCCTCAAACCTTTTTCTAAAATAGTCTCTGCGGTTAAAAGCAATGATGACTTTGAAATTGTTCAGACTTTCCTGAATCTCGGCGCTCATCCCTCCCACACTTTTTAAATTTGCGGCATTTCTCCTTTTTACCCACGGAGAAACCACTGCCGTGAAGATCAGGATCAGCAAGGCGGGTCCAAGTGCAGCGGCTCCAAGCTTAATATTGATGAGCAGCAGGAAAATTCCGGCCCCCGTCATCGTGACAATACTGCCAATAAACTGCATCAGCGACTGAGAAAAAAACTGATTAATTTTATCGGTATCGTTATTCACCCTCGAAATCAGATCGCCAGCCTTATTCTCATTAAAAAAAGCAACAGGAAGCTCCTGTAACTTGTTAAAAACAGCATTCCTTAGCGTATAAAGCATACGTTGTCCCACACCGCCCATCAGTTTTGTCTGCAGGTATCCGGTACAAAAAGCAGTCAGGTACATGCCAAACAGAATTCCGGTAAACAACAATACGCCATCATATTTTCCGGTACGTACATAGGTATCAATGGTATGACCTATTAACAATGGTCCCAACAACAACAAGGCAGAATTCAACAGAATAATGCATACGGCAATCCATAAGTTTTTCCGCTCATTGCTGATCAACGCAATCAGTTTCTTTAAGGCCTGATACGTAGATTGCTTTTCCTGCGGGGTGGTGCCCTGGTTAAGATTGTAATTCATAATTGCTGGTACTCTGTTGTGAATTGTAAATCTGAACATATTCAGGACTGCTTTTCATCAGTTCTGTATGGGTCCCCTGAGCAACGATCTCCCCCTGCATCAATACGATCACTTTATCGTAATGTGCTACGGAGACGATCTTTTGCGTCACAGAAAGTAAGGTGATGCCCGGATAATTTCGCTGCACATTTTCCAGGATTCTTTTTTCAGTATTGTGGTCTACACGGGAAGTAAAATCATCCAGCAGTAATACTTTAGGGTTTACTGCCAGGGCCCTTGCCAGCATGATGCGCTGTTTTTGTCCGCCTGAAAGATTGGATCCACGTTCGGAAACAATGGTATTCAGCTGATCGGGGAGTCCGGAGATAAAATCATTCAGCTCAGCAGTCTCAATGGCTTTTGCCAGAGATTGATCGGTAACCGTATCACTAAATGCAATATTTTCCCTGATGCTCATGTTAAAGATAATGCTATCCTGAAAAACAAAGCCCACCTGCTGATGAAAAGCTTCCTGGTTATAATCGGTAATAGGATGTCCATCAAATAATACGGCTCCCGACTCCGGATGAATGAGTCCCGTGAGGATATAAAGCAATTGTGATTTTCCTGCTGCCGTAGGGCCAATAATAGCGGTCTTAGAACCCGCTTTTAAAGAGAAGGAAATATTTTTCAGCGCAGGCTTCTGTTGATAAGATATGGAAACCTCTTTCATTTCCACATCGCCCTTTAACAGGCTACTGATCGTTCCCTCAGCAGGAGTTTCAGCAATGTTTAACACACCTTCTATTCTTTGATAAGAGGTGGTGGCCTGAGCAATCACATTGCTCATAAAACCGATCACCAGAATGGGAAATATCAATAAACTCAGGTAACTGTTAAAAGCGGCAAATTCACCCAGTGTCATTGTTCCCTGAATCACGAAATGCCCCCCTAAAGCAAGAATCGTTAATCCCGCCATATTGGCCACAAAAATAATCAGTGGAATCAGTCCGGCAAATAACCTGAGAATAGATAAACCAAGATCCCTCGCCTGTGTATTCGCAGACAAAAATTTATCATACTCCAGTTGCTGCGAATTGATCACCCGGATTAATGCAGCGCCTAAAATACTTTCATTGATGACTTTATTCAGCCAATCGATCACTTCTCTGCTCTTTTTAAACAGGGGTTTAACTTTACTCAGCACCAGGTAAAAAGCAGTCCCGATAATGGGAACAATCGCAATTACCGCCAAAGCCAATCTCCAATTCAGACTAAGTAGCAGGATACTGGCACCTATAATCAGAAATACTGAAGAAGCAATAGAAACAATCGCCTGTGAGACAAAAGATTTGATGGCATCTACATCTGTGGTCAGGTTGGTCAGCAGTTTGGAAGGATTAGCCTTCTCTATAAAAGCATGACTCTGACGGGAAATCTGATCAGAAAGACGGGTTCGCAGATCTCTGGCCACACGCTCTGAAGCATAAGTCTGTACCACACTTTGCAGGTAAGTGAAGACGAAAATAAAAACAATAGCCAACGCAAAGGTGATAAACACTTCCCGGACCTGAAAAGTCCCGGCAGTATAGGCATCGATACCATTCGCTATAATTTTAGGAAGTAACAGATTGACCCCATTGCTGAGAAGCGCCAGAAATATCAACAAAAATATCATCCCCCGGTAGGGCCTTAGCAGACTAAAAACACTTGACTTCTTCCCTGCGGATGTTGCTTTCATATACCTAAAGATGAATATATTATTTGAACCTGATCGCTTTGAGCGGAGAAATTTTGCTGACCAGCATAGAAGGCAGGATCAATACCACAAAACAGATCAGTACCGTACAAACGTTTAACAGCAACACTTCTGAAAAATGAATTTCTATAGGTACATAGGATAAATAATAATTACCCTGATCCAGCTTAAACAGATGCGTATACTTTTGCATGAAGCCTAAACCAAGTCCCAGAATATTTCCTAATAACAGGCCGATGCCGACCAGATAGATGGCATTGTACAGGAAAATTTTCATCACGCTGTAATCCGTCATCCCAAAAGCTTTCAGCATACCAATCATATTGGTCCTCTCCAGAATCATTATCAGGAGTGCAGTAATCATATTGATTACCCCAACAATCATCATTAAGATCAGCAACACTCTTGTATTTACATCCAGCAGTGATAACCAGGTAAAGATGGCAGGAAAAAACTCAGAAACCGATTCCGACCGGAGGTTCACTTCCAGGTTAGAATAGATATCCTTGGCAACCAGTTTCAGCTTGGAGAAGTCTTTGATTCGGACCTCTATTCCCCCGATTTCATTCGGAGACCAGTTGTTTAACCTCCGGATCACATTCAGATCCCCCAGTACAAATCCTTTATCGATCTCTTCAACCCCCACACTATAAACCCCTACAATTTTAAACTTTCGGCTTCGCGGAGGGTTTTGTACGAAATTCATAATAAAAGAATCCCCTGTTTTCAGTTTCAGGCGGTCGGCCGTAAATTGGGAGATCATCACCTCCTTCATCGCCTCAGCGCTGTCGGCAAAATTAATCACCCTTCCGCTGATCAGCCGTTCCCGGATATAAGTCCAGTTGAAACTCTTATCTATTCCTTTGAAATTAATGCCTTCAACTTCATCATTAACGGAGATGATTGCCGGTTTCGTCGCATAGGGTTGAAAATAGACAACATCCTTATTTTTTTTCAGGTTATTTATCGTTTCTGCTTCAGGAACAAATGGAGTAAGCTCGAAAGAATTATTCAGGTCAAATTTGAAAATGCGGACATCTCCGATATATCCCCGTACCTTTTCCTGAATCTCTGTTTTAAATCCATTGATAATGGCGACCGACAAAATCATTACCGCCAAACTCAGCATCACCCCTGCTATCGCAATCCGAACAATCAGCTTGGAAAAAGTACGTTCAGATTTAATGGCAATCCGCCCTGCTATAAAATATTCTGTATTCAATCTTTTGCTATAAATGGTAACTTAGCAAAAATGCTCAATTGATTTTGATTTAAAGTTATAATTATAAAAAAAGGTTCCTTAATGAGACAATCACTTACCTATATCTTACAGGCTGCATTGCTGACACTTGGACTTCAGGCCTGCGCCTCGAGCAATCCGGTTAAAACTCAAGCCACTGTGAGCAGTACTCCGCTAAAAGATACCCTTTCCCGAAAAGTGAAAGAAACTGTAATCCGGACGGGAGCAGAACAAACAGAAAAGTACCTGCCTTACCTGAAAGGGAAGCGTATAGGAATGGTAGTCAATCCCACCTCCGTAATCGGAAAAGAAACTTCTGTAGACAGTTTGTTGGAACTGGGTGTAAATATTGTAAAGATCTTCGGTCCGGAGCATGGATTTCGGGGAGATGCCAGTGCGGGCATCCATGTTAACGATGCCGTTGACACAAAAACAGGAATCAAAGCAGTTTCCCTTTATGGAAAACACTCTACTCCTACCAAAGAAGACCTCTCTGATGTAGACCTGATGATCTTTGACATTCAGGATGTCGGCGTTCGTTTTTACACCTATATCAATACACTTCAACATGTGATGGAGGCTTGTGCCGCAGAAAACAAAGAAGTGTTGATCCTGGACCGTCCGAACCCCAATGGTTTCTACATTGATGGCCCGATTCTGGATCCGAAACTGGTTTCGGGAATAGGCCTGCAGGCGATCCCTATCGTGCATGGACTAACTGTTGGAGAATATGCGCAGATGCTCAACGGAGAAGGTTGGTTAAAGAACAAGCTCAAATGCAAAATCAAGATCATCACAGTAGAGAACTATAACCATGATCTTCCATACGATCTTCCGGTGAAACCTTCGCCGAACCTGAATACCCAGCAATCGATCCTGCTTTACCCAACATTATGCCTGTTTGAAGGAACTTACCTGAGTCAGGGGCGTGGTACGCTATTTCCCTTTACAGTTTTGGGTGCCCCGGCATTAAAAGGGAAATACGATTTCAGCTTTACTCCTAAAAGCATTAAAGGAATGGCTGAAACCCCATTGCATCAGAATAAAGCCTGCTATGGAATGGACTTAAGAGATTACGACCTTTCAAAAATCCGCAGGGACAAAGCCTTAAATTTAAACTGGCTGATAGCATTGTACAATGCTTATCCCAATAAAGCAGATTTCTTCAACACTAAACTCAGCACACAAATGGGTAATTTTGATAAGCTTGCCGGAGATTATAGCCTGAAACAACAGATCATCTCCGGAAAGTCGGAACAGGAAATCCGTGCCAGCTGGGAACCTGGACTAACAAAGTATAAAACAATGCGTCAGAAATACTTGTTGTATCCTTAAAAAGGATCTTATGAACAGCGAGCCCAAAAAGAAAAATGAAAAACCTGGCAGCAATTATCTGGAGGAAGTTCCTAAAGACAAAGTTCCTGCCGGAGACAAAGCAGTAAAGAAACCGGAAGATAAAGACTACCGTAAAGAAGAAGCCAGCTTTAAGAATCCGGCGAAAAAGAGGGAGCAGGAAGAACAACCTGTTCATCCGATAAAAAAAGCGCCTAAAGAATAATTATAGCCCTGAAACAATTCAGGGCTTCTTTTTTTTCTGTACAGCTCTTAAGAACGACATCAGTACCTGTTCGTCATTTTTAATTCCAGCCAGGGTATCTGTCTCTTCTTTTTTTATTCTCTTCAGGTATCCGGTCAGTTCTCCCCGTTCAAAGGATTCGAGTAATAGCGGATATACATAAGCACTCTTGCATACGGCACGCGTATTTCCAAGCCTGGAAGCCACGCAATCCAGTACTTCAACAATGACTTTTTTCCTTGACTTTTCATCATCGGCAGCGACAGCACTACAGACCGCCAGTTGTCTCAGTGCTTCCAGGGTTCCTCCCCAGGTCCGGAAATCCTTTGCAGTAAAATCATTTCCGGTGATCTCTTTGATATAGTTATTGACCATTCCCGAATCTATGGACTTACGTTCTTCATCTGCAGTATAATATTGAAACAGGTCCTGTCCGGGAATCTCTTTACACTTCCTCAGTAATCTGGACAAGGTTTTATCATTGAGACTCAGCTCCTGCTGTACCCCTTTTTTTCCTACAAAGCTCAACGACAAATGATTTCCATTGATCTTAACATGTTTGTTTCGGAGTGTGCTCAGTCCATAACTTCCATACAGCTGTTTATAAGATTCGTTTCCCACACGGATCAGGGTCTTCTGCATAAATTCCACACAGATGGCCAGGACTTTCAATTCATCAAAATTTTTTCGTTTCAGGTCTTTTGCAATTCTCT
This region of Pedobacter steynii genomic DNA includes:
- a CDS encoding DEAD/DEAH box helicase, with the protein product MSLEKLKLSKQLVTAMTDAGYISATEIQAKTMSRILGGQDIIAVGPDGAGKTTNYVLGVLMRLKYSTDEAPKVLILVPSKEKALEVIAEFEKLNKNRNLRIIGLYGTGGTEQDVLDLVDGVDIVVGLPTRARAIYLKLGLNMSKLQMFIVDDAEVIVKQGMQLPVCELARSAGKCQHLIFTTVVHEKLNNMIDQFLNFPTTLEVEDLGESKANTHELLLYPVPNFKTKINLLNLLLRDDEVFDKVVVFVNTRLTAQKLGKSLHSAKPGVVSVLNPLFFDEDGFDHIEDFKETPEARVLIVANEGSSSLDLSGIPFLFHFEVPEKKETFLSRIVKSNDEEVVAITFSTDMELVEVKKIEQSIGKKLTVMELPEDLVIDKVTKSTGIDKSRIVKEKNDGPQGGGAYHEKKESNSKDYNYGIGQKAKMTMKKKHS
- a CDS encoding YqjF family protein gives rise to the protein MLEETRHRPWKLPEGKWQYDQEWNEVLFFHWKVPAQLLKPLIPSGLELDHFEGEAWVSLVPFSMQKICPSGLPPLSFLSDFHEINWRTYVIADHKPGVYFLNIEAQKQLSVWIAKLLSGLPYEKASISRGSNTYHSINKRKGFNLDIEFEVKAPIVLKSKLDQWLTERYALYLEQGKRLFRYEIHHLEWQIAHMELKKSTIKYQINNLNLSNRPPDLLHYSPGVKVLAWARKEIKR
- a CDS encoding YfiT family bacillithiol transferase — protein: MSAELKKLKFPIGQHEKPEVITPALMLEYISKISAFPAKLKKEVIHLTDEQLDTPYRPGGWTIRQVVHHCADSHMNALTRFKLALTEDNPTIKPYHEELWAELVDSKNLDINPSLTLLEGLHQRWATLLNNLSASDLERSFIHPAHGNKVFLNENTSIYAWHGEHHLAHITELKKTKNWN
- a CDS encoding DUF2059 domain-containing protein, with protein sequence MKKIFFILALIFSTASLSFGQDNNALYKDKLKEMMQVSGSIESYKVVIVQMMKMFKEQKTEVPVEVWTQLEQSFLEASQVELVDMLLPIYQKHISLDDLKAIIAFYQSPAGKRFSQKTPVIMQESMQAGQQWGAKLAEQILDKLKEKGY
- a CDS encoding ABC transporter ATP-binding protein, with protein sequence MNYNLNQGTTPQEKQSTYQALKKLIALISNERKNLWIAVCIILLNSALLLLGPLLIGHTIDTYVRTGKYDGVLLFTGILFGMYLTAFCTGYLQTKLMGGVGQRMLYTLRNAVFNKLQELPVAFFNENKAGDLISRVNNDTDKINQFFSQSLMQFIGSIVTMTGAGIFLLLINIKLGAAALGPALLILIFTAVVSPWVKRRNAANLKSVGGMSAEIQESLNNFKVIIAFNRRDYFRKRFEGANKQNYRTAIAAGLANNILMPVYGLLSSMAQLIVLLYGIYLISTGEFTIGLLVSYLSYATNFYNPLRQLAALWANFQVAMAGWDRISQILSMKNDLQQVNETAVSSASLLEFRNVHFSYTAGHEILHHINFSLEKGKTYALIGPTGGGKTTTASLIARLYDATEGTVLLSGKDIRSYTDEERSRKIGFILQEPFLFSGTVKDNILYGNSKYKDYSNGQLEEVIKAANLEALLAIFDQGLETPVTSGSDNISLGQKQLIAFMRAVLRNPDLLILDEATANIDTITEQLLGKILKKLSKDTTLVIIAHRLNTIENADEIFFVNSGEVLRAGTLDHAMDMLLKGKRKS
- a CDS encoding ABC transporter ATP-binding protein — its product is MKATSAGKKSSVFSLLRPYRGMIFLLIFLALLSNGVNLLLPKIIANGIDAYTAGTFQVREVFITFALAIVFIFVFTYLQSVVQTYASERVARDLRTRLSDQISRQSHAFIEKANPSKLLTNLTTDVDAIKSFVSQAIVSIASSVFLIIGASILLLSLNWRLALAVIAIVPIIGTAFYLVLSKVKPLFKKSREVIDWLNKVINESILGAALIRVINSQQLEYDKFLSANTQARDLGLSILRLFAGLIPLIIFVANMAGLTILALGGHFVIQGTMTLGEFAAFNSYLSLLIFPILVIGFMSNVIAQATTSYQRIEGVLNIAETPAEGTISSLLKGDVEMKEVSISYQQKPALKNISFSLKAGSKTAIIGPTAAGKSQLLYILTGLIHPESGAVLFDGHPITDYNQEAFHQQVGFVFQDSIIFNMSIRENIAFSDTVTDQSLAKAIETAELNDFISGLPDQLNTIVSERGSNLSGGQKQRIMLARALAVNPKVLLLDDFTSRVDHNTEKRILENVQRNYPGITLLSVTQKIVSVAHYDKVIVLMQGEIVAQGTHTELMKSSPEYVQIYNSQQSTSNYELQS
- a CDS encoding ABC transporter permease, producing MNTEYFIAGRIAIKSERTFSKLIVRIAIAGVMLSLAVMILSVAIINGFKTEIQEKVRGYIGDVRIFKFDLNNSFELTPFVPEAETINNLKKNKDVVYFQPYATKPAIISVNDEVEGINFKGIDKSFNWTYIRERLISGRVINFADSAEAMKEVMISQFTADRLKLKTGDSFIMNFVQNPPRSRKFKIVGVYSVGVEEIDKGFVLGDLNVIRRLNNWSPNEIGGIEVRIKDFSKLKLVAKDIYSNLEVNLRSESVSEFFPAIFTWLSLLDVNTRVLLILMMIVGVINMITALLIMILERTNMIGMLKAFGMTDYSVMKIFLYNAIYLVGIGLLLGNILGLGLGFMQKYTHLFKLDQGNYYLSYVPIEIHFSEVLLLNVCTVLICFVVLILPSMLVSKISPLKAIRFK
- a CDS encoding exo-beta-N-acetylmuramidase NamZ domain-containing protein — encoded protein: MRQSLTYILQAALLTLGLQACASSNPVKTQATVSSTPLKDTLSRKVKETVIRTGAEQTEKYLPYLKGKRIGMVVNPTSVIGKETSVDSLLELGVNIVKIFGPEHGFRGDASAGIHVNDAVDTKTGIKAVSLYGKHSTPTKEDLSDVDLMIFDIQDVGVRFYTYINTLQHVMEACAAENKEVLILDRPNPNGFYIDGPILDPKLVSGIGLQAIPIVHGLTVGEYAQMLNGEGWLKNKLKCKIKIITVENYNHDLPYDLPVKPSPNLNTQQSILLYPTLCLFEGTYLSQGRGTLFPFTVLGAPALKGKYDFSFTPKSIKGMAETPLHQNKACYGMDLRDYDLSKIRRDKALNLNWLIALYNAYPNKADFFNTKLSTQMGNFDKLAGDYSLKQQIISGKSEQEIRASWEPGLTKYKTMRQKYLLYP
- a CDS encoding DNA topoisomerase IB produces the protein MVETLEELKSTGLVYVTDSKPGIYRKGKPGKFHYVDARGNPIADENDLDRIKMLVLPPAWTEVWISPKKNGYLQATGIDVAGRKQYRYHAEWTSRRSDSKYFRLLDFGKALPGARKRIAKDLKRKNFDELKVLAICVEFMQKTLIRVGNESYKQLYGSYGLSTLRNKHVKINGNHLSLSFVGKKGVQQELSLNDKTLSRLLRKCKEIPGQDLFQYYTADEERKSIDSGMVNNYIKEITGNDFTAKDFRTWGGTLEALRQLAVCSAVAADDEKSRKKVIVEVLDCVASRLGNTRAVCKSAYVYPLLLESFERGELTGYLKRIKKEETDTLAGIKNDEQVLMSFLRAVQKKKKP